A portion of the Ascaphus truei isolate aAscTru1 chromosome 14, aAscTru1.hap1, whole genome shotgun sequence genome contains these proteins:
- the LOC142465390 gene encoding alpha-1,4-N-acetylglucosaminyltransferase-like, whose amino-acid sequence MGDTLISTATRMITRFQNNAKKICAFLVVLSTIGFIYRLNYKQSCIFCKPLFSIEPVSSKAISPEDVLRHGNGIIFLETTNRMEPPSHVLCAIESAARVYHDRPVVFFMKGLTNISSEDDMNRTRKSFPTLSSFDNVYFFPLRMEEVFKDTPLLPWFMKVNPELEVHWIHVSADGCRLALIWKHGGFYMDTDLISIRAIPDKNFLAAEMSQLGSNGVFGLSPRHSFAWNCMESFVQNYNGAVWGHQGPALFLRILKKLCVLTDFKAEEDILCGNMSFLNPKRFYPIPCSSWMTYYQIWKKFPNFDNSYALHLWNYANRDRKATMVPGSNTLVEHLYQEHCPSIYRAVMRKESTHL is encoded by the exons ATGGGTGATACACTTATATCAACTGCTACAAG AATGATCACCAGATTTCAAAACAATGCCAAAAAAATATGTGCCTTCCTCGTGGTCTTATCAACCATTGGCTTCATCTATAGATTAAACTACAAGCAAAGCTGCATTTTTTGCAAACCTCTCTTCTCTATAGAACCCGTAAGCTCCAAGGCCATTAGTCCAGAGGATGTTCTGAGACATGGAAATGGGATCATATTTTTAGAGACCACTAACAGAATGgagcccccttcccatgtattatGTGCCATTGAGTCAGCAGCCCGTGTGTACCATGATAGGCCTGTGGTTTTTTTCATGAAAGGTTTGACCAACATATCCTCGGAAGACGATATGAACAGAACACGGAAGAGTTTCCCAACCCTCTCATCTTTTGATAATGTCTACTTCTTCCCTCTGAGAATGGAGGAGGTGTTTAAGGATACACCTCTACTCCCCTGGTTTATGAAG GTTAATCCTGAATTGGAAGTTCATTGGATCCATGTCAGTGCAGATGGGTGCAGGTTGGCCCTGATTTGGAAACATGGTGGTTTTTATATGGACACTGACCTAATCTCAATTCGAGCCATCCCAGATAAGAACTTTCTTGCTGCTGAAATGTCTCAGCTTGGTAGTAATGGTGTTTTTGGACTTTCTCCCAGACACAGTTTTGCCTGGAACTGCATGGAAAGCTTTGTCCAGAACTATAATGGAGCAGTGTGGGGACACCAAGGACCAGCACTCTTCTTACGCATTCTGAAAAAGCTCTGTGTATTGACTGATTTCAAGGCTGAAGAGGACATCTTATGTGGAAACATGTCCTTCCTAAACCCCAAACGTTTCTACCCTATTCCATGCTCATCTTGGATGACTTACTACCAGATTTGGAAAAAGTTTCCAAATTTCGACAACTCATATGCTTTGCATCTTTGGAACTACGCGAATAGAGATAGAAAAGCAACTATGGTTCCTGGGAGTAATACATTGGTGGAACATCTCTATCAAGAGCACTGCCCCTCCATCTACAGAGCTGTTATGAGGAAAGAGAGCACACACCTTTAG